The Arthrobacter russicus genome has a segment encoding these proteins:
- a CDS encoding methionine ABC transporter permease, with product MSDFFSDLFNDPVIQKALPEATVETLTMVGISAVVTVVVGLLLGVVLHVSAPGGLRPLPIFHRILSDVIVNITRSIPFAILMVSLIPLARFLTGTSLGPVAASVSLSIGTIPFFARLVETALRDVSHGKIDAALVMGSTNFQVVSKVLLREALPGIVAAITTTTVTLVGYSAMAGLVGGGGLGKLAYNFGFQRFMPNVMLVVLVLIVVLVILIQVIGDFIARRVDHR from the coding sequence ATGAGCGACTTCTTCTCCGACCTGTTCAACGACCCGGTGATCCAGAAGGCCCTGCCGGAGGCCACCGTGGAAACCCTGACCATGGTCGGGATCTCCGCGGTGGTGACCGTCGTCGTCGGGCTGCTGCTCGGCGTGGTGCTGCACGTCAGCGCCCCGGGCGGACTGCGGCCACTGCCGATTTTCCACCGGATCCTCTCCGATGTAATCGTCAACATCACCCGCTCGATCCCGTTCGCGATCCTGATGGTTTCGCTCATCCCCTTGGCCCGGTTCCTCACCGGTACTTCGCTCGGGCCGGTGGCCGCCTCGGTTTCGCTCTCCATCGGCACCATCCCGTTCTTCGCCCGTCTGGTCGAAACCGCGCTCCGTGATGTGTCGCACGGCAAGATCGATGCCGCCCTGGTAATGGGCTCGACGAACTTCCAAGTGGTGTCCAAAGTGCTGTTGCGCGAGGCGCTGCCCGGAATCGTGGCTGCGATCACCACCACCACGGTTACGCTCGTGGGCTACTCCGCGATGGCGGGCCTGGTCGGCGGCGGAGGCTTGGGCAAATTGGCCTACAACTTCGGCTTCCAGCGCTTCATGCCCAACGTGATGCTCGTGGTCTTGGTGCTGATCGTGGTCCTGGTGATCCTGATCCAAGTGATCGGCGACTTCATCGCCCGCCGGGTAGACCACCGTTAG